A window from Roseburia sp. 499 encodes these proteins:
- a CDS encoding FtsW/RodA/SpoVE family cell cycle protein, with protein sequence MVHLITELSKYLMIILFALYTYQCFAVLKRNTDPEKQNRKFHQQVFYMYMIHLNAYLVLYLSTKNQSLITFYLMQVVYFVVVQICYTTIYRRASRLVVNNMCMLMMIGFIILTRLSVDFAVKQFKIAIISMAATMLIPFLISRLKFFRNLSWMYAIAGITLLGAVAALGAVSHGAKLSFTIAGINIQPSEFIKIIFVFFVAAMYHESTEFVQVVKTTAIAALHVIILVLSKDLGAALIFFIAYIVMLYVATHKIYYFLGGILCGCAASVVGYFLFNHVRVRVLAWQDPLARFENEGNQISNSLFAIGTGGWFGMGLNQGMPNKIPEVKQDFIFSAISEELGGIFALCLILVCISCFLMFLNIAMQMKDSFYKLVALGLGTIYGFQIFLSVGGDIKFIPSTGVTLPLVSYGGSSLLSTLIIFAIIQGLYLLREREENELEKPKIKKKKKGGRVTHEETVKIHGTKVQNFD encoded by the coding sequence ATGGTACACTTGATTACGGAGCTATCAAAATATTTAATGATTATTCTGTTTGCACTGTATACTTATCAGTGTTTTGCAGTATTAAAACGCAACACAGACCCGGAGAAACAGAACAGAAAGTTTCATCAACAGGTATTCTATATGTATATGATACATTTAAATGCCTATCTTGTTTTGTATTTATCTACAAAAAATCAGAGCTTGATTACTTTTTATCTGATGCAGGTAGTGTATTTTGTGGTAGTACAGATTTGTTATACTACTATTTATCGTAGGGCATCCCGGCTGGTAGTAAATAATATGTGTATGCTTATGATGATTGGCTTTATTATATTAACTCGGCTATCTGTGGATTTTGCAGTAAAGCAGTTTAAGATTGCCATTATTTCCATGGCAGCAACGATGCTGATTCCGTTTTTGATTAGTAGACTGAAGTTTTTTCGCAATCTTTCATGGATGTATGCCATTGCCGGGATTACGCTGCTGGGAGCAGTTGCAGCATTAGGAGCAGTTTCTCATGGAGCAAAGCTTTCTTTTACTATAGCAGGAATTAACATACAGCCTTCAGAATTCATTAAGATTATTTTTGTATTTTTTGTGGCAGCTATGTATCATGAATCGACCGAATTTGTGCAGGTAGTAAAAACCACAGCCATTGCGGCACTTCATGTAATCATACTGGTTTTATCCAAGGACCTGGGAGCAGCGTTGATTTTCTTTATTGCTTATATTGTAATGCTTTATGTTGCCACTCATAAAATCTATTATTTTTTGGGAGGAATTTTATGTGGGTGTGCTGCATCCGTGGTAGGATATTTTTTGTTCAATCATGTAAGAGTGCGTGTATTGGCATGGCAAGACCCTCTGGCACGGTTTGAAAATGAGGGAAATCAGATATCAAATTCACTGTTTGCCATTGGAACCGGAGGTTGGTTTGGAATGGGACTGAATCAGGGAATGCCAAATAAGATACCGGAGGTAAAGCAGGACTTTATTTTTTCTGCCATTTCCGAAGAATTGGGCGGTATTTTTGCGCTGTGTCTGATTCTGGTATGTATCAGTTGTTTCCTTATGTTTTTGAATATTGCTATGCAGATGAAGGATTCTTTTTATAAGCTAGTGGCATTAGGACTTGGAACGATATACGGATTCCAGATATTCCTCTCTGTTGGCGGTGATATTAAGTTTATTCCCTCTACCGGTGTAACTTTACCACTGGTAAGTTATGGTGGAAGCTCACTGTTAAGTACATTGATTATTTTCGCTATCATTCAGGGATTATATTTATTACGGGAACGTGAGGAAAATGAACTTGAAAAACCAAAAATAAAAAAGAAGAAGAAAGGAGGCAGAGTGACCCATGAGGAAACAGTCAAAATCCATGGAACGAAAGTCCAGAACTTCGACTAA
- a CDS encoding peptidoglycan D,D-transpeptidase FtsI family protein, with translation MRKQSKSMERKSRTSTNKNKNREFVIITYMFVGIFILMMGYFAYFQIFKSEDFINSPYNTRQDKFGEHVVRGSILSSDGKTLAETIVEEDGSETRYYPYGNMFAHAVGYDSNGKSGIESFANFNLLRSHAFFLEQIINGLKDEKNPGDNVITTLDYSVQEVAYNALGDNNGAVVVMEPETGKILAWVSKPDFNPNTIAADWESIISNTDSENSVLLNRVSQGLYPPGSTFKILTTLEYIRENPNYLDYTYDCTGSINKDETEIHCYDNSVHGTEDLKTSFAKSCNASYANIGLSLNKTSFAKLCNSLLFNADIPSAYPYQKSSFVLNEASDTSATMQTAIGQGQTLVTPLHMALITSAIANDGVLMKPYIIDHTENYKGISVKEYNPSTYGTLLNSQEAATMQEFMSYVVSDGTGSKLNGQSYEAAGKTGSAEYSNTKGESHAWFTGYASTEEKGTIVVTVIVEGGGAGSSVAVPIAKQVFDTYFNN, from the coding sequence ATGAGGAAACAGTCAAAATCCATGGAACGAAAGTCCAGAACTTCGACTAATAAAAACAAAAATCGTGAATTTGTGATTATTACATATATGTTCGTTGGAATCTTTATCCTGATGATGGGATATTTTGCTTACTTTCAAATTTTCAAAAGTGAAGATTTTATTAACAGCCCGTACAATACGAGACAGGATAAGTTTGGAGAACATGTTGTGCGGGGAAGCATTTTATCCTCTGACGGGAAAACATTGGCAGAAACCATTGTTGAGGAAGATGGCAGTGAAACAAGATATTATCCGTATGGAAATATGTTTGCACATGCAGTAGGCTATGATAGCAATGGAAAGTCAGGAATCGAATCCTTTGCTAACTTTAATTTGCTGCGTTCTCATGCTTTTTTTTTAGAGCAGATTATAAATGGATTGAAGGATGAAAAGAATCCTGGAGATAATGTAATTACAACTTTGGATTACTCTGTACAAGAAGTAGCTTATAATGCACTTGGAGATAATAATGGTGCTGTAGTTGTCATGGAGCCGGAAACAGGAAAAATACTGGCATGGGTATCCAAACCGGATTTTAATCCAAATACCATAGCAGCAGATTGGGAAAGTATTATTTCTAATACGGACAGCGAGAATTCTGTATTGCTAAATCGGGTAAGTCAGGGACTGTATCCGCCAGGGTCTACGTTTAAAATATTGACTACTTTGGAATATATTCGAGAAAATCCGAATTATTTAGATTATACTTATGATTGTACGGGAAGTATTAATAAGGATGAAACAGAAATTCACTGTTATGATAATTCCGTACATGGGACGGAAGATTTAAAAACATCTTTCGCAAAGTCTTGTAATGCTTCTTATGCAAATATTGGACTTTCCTTGAATAAAACATCTTTTGCAAAACTTTGTAACAGCCTATTATTTAATGCGGATATTCCCAGTGCATACCCGTATCAGAAGAGTAGTTTTGTGCTGAATGAGGCTTCGGATACATCTGCTACCATGCAAACAGCAATTGGGCAGGGGCAAACTTTGGTAACTCCACTTCACATGGCGCTTATTACTTCTGCAATTGCAAATGATGGTGTGTTGATGAAACCTTACATTATTGACCATACAGAAAATTATAAAGGAATTTCTGTGAAGGAATATAACCCTTCTACTTATGGAACCTTGCTAAATTCTCAGGAAGCAGCTACCATGCAAGAATTTATGTCTTATGTGGTTAGTGATGGAACTGGTTCTAAATTAAATGGTCAAAGCTATGAAGCTGCTGGAAAGACCGGTTCTGCAGAATACAGCAATACCAAAGGAGAAAGCCATGCATGGTTTACCGGCTATGCTTCTACAGAAGAAAAAGGAACGATAGTAGTAACCGTAATTGTAGAAGGCGGAGGAGCAGGAAGCTCTGTAGCAGTTCCGATTGCAAAGCAGGTTTTTGATACCTATTTTAATAATTAA
- a CDS encoding NUDIX hydrolase, translating to MIEATSCGGVVIFRGKILLLYKNYRNKYEGWVLPKGTVEPGEEYKDTAAREVLEETGVNASIIKYVGKSQYTFNVPEDTVEKDVHWYLMMADSYYSKPQREEYFVDSGYYKFHEAYHLLKFANEKQILEKAYNEYLDLKKSNLWGNRKYF from the coding sequence ATGATAGAAGCAACGAGTTGTGGTGGTGTGGTAATATTTCGCGGGAAGATACTGCTTCTGTATAAGAATTACAGAAATAAGTATGAAGGCTGGGTTCTTCCGAAGGGAACGGTAGAGCCGGGCGAGGAGTATAAAGATACGGCAGCAAGAGAGGTTCTGGAAGAGACAGGTGTAAATGCATCAATTATCAAATATGTTGGAAAAAGCCAGTATACCTTTAATGTTCCTGAAGATACAGTGGAAAAGGATGTTCACTGGTATCTTATGATGGCAGACAGTTATTACAGCAAACCACAACGGGAAGAATATTTTGTTGATTCCGGGTACTACAAATTTCATGAAGCATATCATTTATTAAAATTTGCAAATGAGAAGCAGATATTAGAAAAGGCTTATAATGAATATCTGGATTTAAAAAAGAGTAATCTTTGGGGCAACAGAAAATATTTTTAA
- a CDS encoding DUF2953 domain-containing protein, translating to MSIDLKNEAKEASIDFDEQLSETQETEIKVLKEEKEEKSSRKNFFKKLSFKGIKEKCKRFWQKLIRLKEQLGNIKNIILEETNRNAATALLREFKGLMKHYTPRKASGELQFGTEDPANTGQILGIISLFPFWYRYKISVIPDFTAEGFYARGELFLKGHIRSAHLLASGMRLIKNKDIRKLINQIRT from the coding sequence TTGTCAATAGATTTAAAGAACGAAGCAAAAGAGGCGTCTATCGACTTTGATGAACAGTTAAGTGAAACACAAGAAACCGAAATAAAGGTTTTGAAAGAAGAAAAAGAAGAGAAATCTTCTCGAAAGAATTTTTTCAAAAAACTAAGTTTTAAAGGAATCAAAGAAAAATGCAAGCGATTCTGGCAAAAGCTAATTCGCTTAAAAGAGCAGCTTGGTAACATAAAAAATATCATTTTGGAAGAGACTAATAGAAATGCGGCGACTGCTTTGCTTCGGGAATTCAAAGGGTTAATGAAGCATTATACTCCGAGAAAAGCTTCAGGAGAACTTCAATTTGGTACAGAAGATCCTGCCAATACAGGACAAATTCTTGGAATAATTAGCTTATTTCCGTTTTGGTATCGCTATAAAATATCCGTAATACCTGATTTTACAGCGGAAGGATTTTATGCCAGAGGAGAACTTTTTCTAAAGGGACACATTCGAAGTGCTCATCTGTTGGCATCAGGAATGCGGCTTATAAAAAATAAAGATATACGCAAACTTATCAATCAAATTAGAACATAA
- a CDS encoding GerW family sporulation protein: protein MQDNNFNTTVQSLFKGMDNFISTKTVVGDAVHIGDTIILPLIEVSFGVAAGAFCQEKKNNAAGGMGGKITPSAVLVIQDGCTKLVNIKNQDSVTKILDMVPDFVNKFTSGKDNKKTNGIVDEAAKEAAAKDLSEKLNIVDETEA, encoded by the coding sequence ATGCAGGACAATAATTTTAACACAACAGTACAGTCATTATTTAAGGGAATGGACAACTTCATCAGCACCAAAACAGTAGTAGGTGATGCGGTTCATATAGGGGATACCATTATTCTTCCATTGATAGAGGTTTCCTTTGGAGTAGCTGCAGGGGCATTTTGTCAGGAAAAGAAAAACAATGCAGCCGGTGGTATGGGAGGTAAGATTACTCCAAGTGCAGTATTAGTAATTCAGGATGGATGCACCAAACTTGTAAATATTAAGAATCAAGACAGTGTGACCAAGATCTTGGATATGGTTCCTGATTTTGTGAATAAATTTACTAGTGGGAAAGACAATAAAAAGACAAACGGAATCGTAGACGAAGCTGCGAAAGAGGCTGCTGCAAAAGATTTATCAGAGAAGCTGAATATTGTTGATGAGACAGAAGCGTAG
- a CDS encoding TIGR04197 family type VII secretion effector: protein MSEEIKINQTSVENDATVLSGAAAYFEEVALIPSDEETTLTANGNGQSNFGKSQKLIASFGAAIEKEVGNVRQLGATFEEYDSMMSQLWENGCRYETLTESKP, encoded by the coding sequence ATGTCAGAAGAAATTAAAATTAACCAAACCTCCGTAGAAAATGACGCAACGGTACTTTCGGGGGCAGCAGCATATTTTGAAGAAGTTGCGTTAATTCCGTCAGATGAAGAGACTACGCTTACAGCAAATGGAAACGGGCAGAGTAATTTTGGCAAATCCCAAAAACTGATCGCTTCTTTTGGAGCTGCGATAGAAAAAGAAGTTGGCAATGTCAGACAACTGGGTGCAACTTTTGAGGAATATGACAGCATGATGAGCCAATTATGGGAAAATGGCTGTAGATATGAAACATTAACAGAGAGCAAACCCTAA
- the rpmB gene encoding 50S ribosomal protein L28: protein MAKCSVCGKGAHFGNNVSHSHRRSNRMWSSNVKSVKCKVNGAAKKMYVCTSCLRSGKVERA, encoded by the coding sequence ATGGCAAAATGTAGTGTTTGTGGAAAAGGTGCACATTTCGGAAATAATGTCAGCCATTCTCATAGAAGATCTAACAGAATGTGGAGTTCTAACGTAAAATCCGTTAAGTGTAAGGTAAATGGAGCCGCTAAGAAGATGTATGTTTGTACTTCTTGCTTAAGAAGTGGTAAAGTTGAAAGAGCTTAA
- a CDS encoding Asp23/Gls24 family envelope stress response protein — protein MKGQMNTPYGKVLIDTDVIATYAGSVAVECFGIVGMAAVNVKDGLVKLLKRDYLNHGINVTITDNKITLDFHVIVSYGVSISTVSDNLISTVKYQVEEFTGMEIEKINIFVEGVRVID, from the coding sequence ATGAAAGGACAAATGAACACACCTTACGGAAAAGTGTTAATTGATACAGATGTCATTGCAACCTATGCCGGTTCTGTAGCGGTAGAATGTTTCGGTATTGTAGGCATGGCTGCCGTAAATGTAAAAGATGGTCTTGTTAAACTTTTAAAGCGTGATTATCTGAATCATGGTATCAATGTTACCATTACAGATAATAAAATTACATTGGATTTTCATGTAATTGTTTCTTATGGCGTTAGTATTTCAACTGTTTCTGATAACTTAATCAGTACGGTGAAATACCAGGTGGAAGAATTTACTGGTATGGAAATCGAAAAAATCAACATCTTTGTAGAAGGTGTGAGAGTGATTGATTAA
- a CDS encoding DAK2 domain-containing protein, whose product MQVNTIDASMLAKMFLAGAKNLESKKEWINELNVFPVPDGDTGTNMTMTIMAAAAEVSNLGEHPDMKSLAKAISSGSLRGARGNSGVILSQLFRGFTKGISEYDTIDVVVLCDALQKAVETAYKAVMKPKEGTILTVAKGGADKALELIGETDDLVYYIDEVIKHADYVLSQTPEMLPVLKQAGVVDSGGQGLITVLKGAYDALLGKEIDYTIEGASQGSGVVKISAQTEQEIKFGYCTEFIIVLNNPLSEQEELNFKGFLESIGDSIVVVADDEITKVHVHTNDPGLAIQRALTYGSLSKIKIDNMREEHQEKLIKDAEKVAAEQKDEENKKRSQKDAEEEAKANEPRKDMGFISVSIGEGINEIFKGLGVDYIIAGGQTMNPSTEDMLNAIEEVNADNIFILPNNKNIILAANQAASLMEEKNIYVIPTKTVPQGITALINFMPDKTAEENAEQMTAELENVKTGQVTYAVRDTLIDDKEIKQGDYMGIGDSSILSVGQDMDKVIKEMVAQMVDEDSSIISVYYGEEIEEDAAEVLGNELEELYPDCEVEVHSGGQPIYYYVISVE is encoded by the coding sequence GTGCAGGTTAATACAATAGATGCTTCTATGCTTGCTAAAATGTTTTTGGCAGGTGCGAAGAATCTGGAATCAAAGAAAGAATGGATTAATGAGTTAAATGTTTTTCCGGTACCGGATGGAGATACCGGAACTAATATGACTATGACAATTATGGCTGCGGCAGCAGAAGTAAGTAATTTGGGTGAACATCCTGATATGAAGTCTTTGGCAAAAGCGATTTCTTCCGGTTCCCTTCGTGGTGCAAGAGGAAATTCCGGTGTTATTCTTTCACAGCTATTTCGTGGTTTTACCAAGGGAATCAGTGAATATGATACAATTGATGTAGTTGTATTATGTGATGCTCTTCAGAAGGCAGTGGAAACAGCATATAAGGCAGTTATGAAGCCGAAGGAAGGTACAATCCTTACCGTAGCCAAAGGTGGAGCAGATAAGGCACTGGAATTAATCGGAGAGACCGATGATTTGGTGTATTATATTGATGAAGTAATTAAGCATGCAGATTATGTTTTAAGTCAGACTCCAGAAATGCTTCCGGTATTGAAGCAAGCCGGTGTGGTAGATTCCGGCGGACAGGGTCTTATTACTGTATTAAAGGGTGCTTATGATGCACTTCTTGGAAAAGAGATTGATTATACCATTGAAGGAGCTTCCCAAGGTTCTGGTGTGGTAAAGATATCAGCGCAGACAGAACAGGAGATTAAATTTGGTTATTGTACAGAGTTCATTATTGTGTTAAACAATCCTTTAAGCGAACAGGAAGAACTTAACTTTAAGGGATTTTTAGAGTCTATTGGTGATTCTATTGTAGTTGTTGCAGATGATGAAATTACAAAAGTCCATGTACATACTAATGATCCTGGACTTGCAATTCAAAGAGCATTAACCTATGGTTCTTTAAGTAAGATTAAGATTGATAATATGCGCGAAGAACATCAGGAAAAACTCATTAAGGACGCTGAAAAGGTGGCAGCCGAACAGAAAGATGAAGAGAATAAGAAACGTTCTCAAAAAGACGCTGAAGAGGAAGCTAAGGCCAATGAGCCAAGAAAAGATATGGGATTCATCTCTGTATCCATCGGAGAAGGAATCAATGAAATTTTCAAAGGCCTTGGTGTAGATTATATTATCGCGGGCGGACAGACCATGAATCCAAGTACAGAGGATATGCTGAATGCCATTGAGGAAGTAAATGCAGATAATATTTTCATTCTTCCGAATAATAAAAATATTATTCTTGCAGCAAATCAGGCCGCGTCTTTGATGGAAGAGAAGAATATTTATGTAATTCCTACCAAAACAGTCCCACAGGGAATTACTGCTTTAATTAACTTTATGCCGGATAAAACTGCAGAAGAAAATGCAGAGCAGATGACAGCAGAGCTTGAGAATGTTAAAACAGGTCAGGTTACCTATGCGGTACGTGATACGCTGATTGATGATAAAGAGATTAAGCAAGGCGATTATATGGGAATTGGTGATAGTTCCATTCTTTCGGTTGGACAGGACATGGATAAAGTCATCAAGGAGATGGTCGCACAGATGGTAGATGAAGATTCTTCTATTATCAGTGTTTATTACGGAGAAGAAATAGAAGAGGATGCTGCAGAAGTATTAGGAAATGAATTAGAAGAACTTTACCCGGATTGTGAAGTAGAAGTACATTCCGGCGGACAGCCAATCTACTATTATGTTATTTCTGTAGAATAA
- the recG gene encoding ATP-dependent DNA helicase RecG — protein sequence MELSSGIGTIKGIGAKTEELFHKIGVYTLGDILLHYPKNYDKLPEITPLAELPEKFEVGTESITTALAVHIQKTPFVKSARSMQITTLQVQEQNVHLDVIWFRMPYLKNTLTLGSWFVFLGKVTRKGNGYHMEQPQILVPEKYNAMQNCLWPSYALTAGLSKNKLSQTIQQVLKELDLSKDYLPEEIRSRHQLAEYNFAIENIHFPENDKALEEARKRLIFDEFFQFILSAGMQKEQMEEIQNDFSFLPLEQRLWADEVMEKLPYKLTGAQLRTLGEIRADLRGKKVMQRLVQGDVGSGKTIIAFLAMLDAAQSGYQSALMAPTEVLAQQHYQTFTNLCEEHGLKIPIVLLTGSLTAKEKRRAYERMELYPNAMVIGTHALIQERAVFDNLALVITDEQHRFGVKQRETLFLKGEQPHTLVMSATPIPRTLGIILYGDLDISVIDEVPAKRLPVKSCVVGKNSRKTSYDFIAKEIQNGHQVYVVCPLVEESEGLEMENVTDYTEALKKNLPKGTVVEYLHGKMKSGRKNLIMEQFARNEIQVLVSTTVIEVGVNVPNATVMMIEDAQRFGLAQLHQLRGRVGRGDAQSYCIMINTTDSEKAKKRLEILNKSNDGFFIASEDLKLRGPGDFFGIRQSGLLEFRLGDIYQNADLLKLASEEANLILAEDRRLESEKYASVRERIQTYIREQAEIANL from the coding sequence ATGGAATTAAGTTCTGGAATTGGAACCATTAAGGGAATCGGCGCAAAAACAGAAGAGTTGTTTCACAAGATAGGAGTATACACCTTAGGTGATATACTCCTTCATTATCCAAAGAATTATGATAAGTTGCCAGAAATTACGCCGTTGGCAGAGTTACCGGAAAAGTTTGAAGTTGGAACAGAAAGTATCACTACGGCATTGGCAGTACATATTCAGAAAACTCCTTTTGTAAAAAGTGCCCGTTCCATGCAGATTACCACATTACAGGTACAGGAGCAAAACGTTCATCTGGACGTGATATGGTTTCGTATGCCCTATTTAAAAAATACGCTTACGCTTGGAAGCTGGTTTGTTTTTCTTGGAAAAGTGACAAGAAAAGGAAACGGTTATCATATGGAACAGCCACAGATATTGGTGCCCGAAAAATACAATGCTATGCAGAATTGTCTCTGGCCAAGTTATGCATTAACTGCCGGATTAAGCAAAAACAAGCTATCCCAAACTATTCAGCAGGTATTGAAGGAACTGGATTTATCCAAAGATTATCTGCCAGAGGAAATTCGAAGCCGCCATCAGTTAGCAGAATACAATTTTGCCATTGAAAATATTCATTTTCCCGAAAATGATAAAGCATTGGAGGAAGCACGAAAACGCTTGATTTTTGATGAATTTTTTCAGTTTATTCTTTCTGCTGGAATGCAAAAAGAACAAATGGAGGAAATACAAAATGATTTTTCGTTTCTACCACTAGAGCAGAGGTTGTGGGCTGATGAAGTGATGGAAAAGCTTCCTTACAAACTAACAGGAGCACAGCTTCGTACTCTTGGAGAAATTCGTGCAGATTTGCGTGGAAAAAAGGTGATGCAGCGTCTGGTGCAAGGAGATGTAGGTTCCGGTAAGACAATTATTGCATTCCTTGCTATGTTGGATGCTGCACAGTCCGGTTATCAATCTGCACTGATGGCTCCAACAGAAGTTCTTGCCCAACAACATTATCAGACATTTACAAATCTTTGCGAAGAACATGGATTAAAAATCCCCATTGTATTGCTGACTGGTTCATTAACTGCAAAGGAGAAGCGACGGGCTTATGAGCGAATGGAACTTTATCCCAATGCTATGGTAATCGGAACACATGCACTGATTCAAGAACGGGCAGTGTTTGACAATCTTGCATTGGTCATAACTGACGAACAGCACCGTTTTGGTGTAAAACAGCGAGAAACACTGTTTTTAAAAGGAGAACAGCCTCACACACTTGTAATGAGTGCAACACCGATTCCAAGAACCTTAGGAATTATTTTATATGGAGACTTGGATATTTCTGTAATTGATGAAGTGCCGGCAAAACGTCTGCCAGTAAAAAGCTGTGTGGTAGGAAAGAATTCCCGCAAAACTTCTTATGATTTTATAGCAAAGGAAATACAAAATGGCCATCAGGTTTACGTTGTCTGTCCGTTGGTGGAAGAGAGCGAAGGACTGGAAATGGAAAATGTTACAGACTATACAGAAGCTTTGAAAAAAAATCTTCCCAAAGGTACTGTGGTGGAATATCTTCATGGAAAAATGAAGTCTGGACGTAAAAATCTAATTATGGAACAATTTGCGCGAAATGAGATTCAGGTTCTAGTATCTACAACTGTTATTGAAGTCGGAGTAAATGTACCAAATGCTACTGTTATGATGATTGAGGATGCGCAGAGATTCGGACTTGCCCAATTGCATCAGTTACGAGGAAGAGTGGGGCGTGGAGATGCACAGTCTTATTGTATTATGATTAATACCACGGATTCGGAAAAAGCAAAAAAACGTTTGGAGATATTGAATAAGTCAAATGATGGATTCTTCATTGCCAGCGAGGATTTGAAATTGCGTGGTCCGGGAGACTTTTTCGGTATTCGCCAAAGTGGATTATTGGAATTCCGTTTGGGAGATATTTACCAAAATGCAGATTTGTTGAAACTAGCTTCGGAAGAAGCAAATCTGATTCTGGCTGAAGACAGAAGATTAGAATCAGAGAAATATGCTTCTGTGCGAGAAAGGATTCAGACATATATAAGGGAACAGGCAGAAATTGCAAACTTATAG